A segment of the Fusarium musae strain F31 chromosome 2, whole genome shotgun sequence genome:
AGAGGGTGGATTCAGAGGAGGAGACAGAGGGCAAAGGATGcgggagagaagaaggcccaATGAGATTAGATTTGATATAGACGATACCTATGTATGAGCATTAATAGCATGTTTTCCTTTGCTATCAGCCTTTTATAGGGCTAACGGTAAGCAAGGGAACAGTGTGTTTCTTGTTATGTGCTTCAATTGACCGTCGTTGTGACATTTACATGTAAGCCACGTGGTTGAGGCGTGCTATTTTTACTTGTGATTGTCACGGATCTCGGCTCTTTTTCCCCGTCTGTGCGCCAGCTCTTCCATTGACGTAACGCCAGCTTATCTTACACAATCCCATGTCATCCGCAATCTTTCCCATTTCCTGCTTCTCCAAACCCAATTGAACCCTCTCACCATGTCATGACACGGCCAAAATGCTTCCAGAACCAACACTCACACTAACCCTCCCCAGCATCCACGATGGCATCACCCTCGACTGTCGAATCTATCATCCTCTCTCACTGTCCGCGAATCCCAAAGCTCCAACATGGCTGAAACATGCTGCTGTGGTTGCTCATCCTTATGCGCCTATGGGAGGATGCTATGATGACCCTGTGGTTGGAGCGGCAGCTGCGCAGTTACTACGGAAGGGGTTCTTAGTAGGGACTTTTAACTTTCGGTAGGTGATTCTTCGGTCtggggagctggagctgattGTGTAGAGGTGCACATGGATCTGCGGGACGGACTTCATGGACTGCGAAACCCGAACGAGACGATTATGCTACCGTTGTCGCTTTTGTTCTACACTACGTTCACGACCTTGATCCCTTCCGACCGCACATCGACAATACCCTCCACAGCGAACCCTCCACGCCGACAAGGTTAGAAGCGCCGATTAGTCTCGACGCAGTTGTCACTTCAGCACCTCGACCACGACCAATCTTGCTTATGGGAGGTTACTCCTACGGCGGAATGGTCGTAACGCTGATCCCACCCCTCGACGCAATTCTCCAGCCGTTCATATCGCCCATCGCAGGATCCGACGCCGCAGAAGTTCGACTTCGAGCTGCGCATCTTGCTGAGCAGCAGAACATCGTGCTTGCGAGTGCCCGTGCCGCAATGATGGAGGGGTCAGCGCGGGGGAGGAGCAAGCGAGGTGTAAGAATTGGGGGCGACGAGAGTGGGAGTCCACGACGAAGTCATTCCAGTGCCAGGAGAAGCTTTTCGCTGGACGATGAGAGGTTTAGAAAGGGTGTTCACGATTTCATCGCCAAGGCTCGAGCTGGGAGACATTCGAGAAACGTTTCGCAAAATCCACCTACGGCTGTCGTACCGCCTGAGCCAGGAGAGCATCTCCCTCGTATTACGGATCTCACCATGCCACGACCTGCTTACCTCATGATCTCACCTCCCCAAGGCGTGGTTACACACCTAGCGACCATGTCACTTCTCCCGTCAGCGTTAGTGAAGAACAAGGATCCCCAGGATGTAGCGGCTGAAGAAAAGCTGATTAGGAATTCGTCACTTGTGATCTTTGGGGATGAAGATGGGTTTGCGCCTGTGGGGAAGTTTAGAAGTTGGAAGGCGAAGATGGAGGGCAAGATGGGATCGCAGTTTAGGGGGAGGGAGATTGAGACGGCGGGACATTTTtgggtggaggagggggttTTGGATCAGTTGAGGGAGAGGGTTGGGGAGTTTGCTGATGAGTTACTTGCGGGATAGGAAATTTACGGGCGTTTTCTTGGGATGTTGGAGTAATATGGACTACGGGGCTTAACGGACAGTTTGAATCTATAGTCGGTATATAGCAGGGGACTGTGTGAGAGATGAGTAATGAATCAACAGACAATATCTCAATGGCACGGAGCTGATTCGATAAACACAATGACAGGCAAGTTAATATAAGTTGATTCTTAGATTATCTATTCAGCAACTTCATGGTTGAGCCGTATACAACGAGATCTCCTTCTAATAGTTCTCTACTCTTGGTGCTCAAGCTCTTGCGTCTGCTCAGCCTTCTCGACGCGGCGCTCGAGGTCCTGACCAGCAGCAAACTTGGCCTCGTCCATAAGAGGAACGAACAAGGGGGCCTCGGTGAAGAGATATCGCATTTCCTCAAGGGGTCGATTGGCGGTCTCAGGGAGAATAGCCCAGAAGTAGACCGCGTTGGTAAAGTTGCAGACCTGGGTTATCAGCATAATTCACCAGCGAGAGTGAGGGGAAGAACTTACAATGAAGAGGATATACCATCTCCAGCCAATGCCGTGCTTGTCATCAAGAGCGACAGAGGTAGTCTGGCCAATCATGGTGTTGAAAGCGAAGGACATCATAGTAGCCAATGACACACCTTTAGCACGGGTCTTCATGTCGAAGATCTCAGCGGGGATGATCCAAGACAGGGGACCACATGTAGCGCTGAAGGAGAAGTTGTAGATCCATGTAACGACGATAAAGCCCCATCCAGCGGCACCACCGCCAGTGTTCTCGGATCCAGGAGGGAAACTGGCGAGAAGAACAGTTGCGATGATGAAAGTGATGCAGTTGAGAATGTTGCCGCCGATCAAAGGCCAGCGACGTCCGGTTCTGTCAATGACGAGCATGCAGATGAACTGAGCGACCAGGGCGATGACGGACGAGATCATCTGGTATCGAAGGGTCTCGTCACCCTTGATACCGATCTTGGCGTAGATTTCGACAGAGTAGTACTGAATAGCACTAACACCAGTCATTTGCGCAGCGACTTGCACAGAGATGGCAAGCCACAGACGTCGGAAACACGACCTGTCAGTGAAGAGCTCACTGTAGCTCTTGGCAGAAGCCTCATGCTCCATCGCAAGACGCTCCTGGATCTGGTCAAACTCGGCACGCACCCAAGTATCGTTGATATCACCGTGCGCGTGGAGTTTGGCGAGCGTCTGAAGACCCTCGTCAGCGCGGCCGTGGTCAATCAACCAACGAGGAGACtcggggaagaagaggatcaaAGCGGCGAGAATCACGGCGGGCAGGTTCTGGATACCAAGGGGGATACGCCATTGGCCTGAGTTGTCGTCGCCGATGCCAGTGTATGTTCCGTAGCCAATTGCTGTGGCGACGAGGGCACCGATGCCGAGCATGAATTGCTGGAGGGCTGTTACACGGCCACGAATGTCAGGATGGCAGAGCTCTCCTTGGTACACGGGAACGATCATGACGAGAAAACCGACACTGAGAGTGTTAGTTTGTATATCATATGGGGGGTTCTGGGGAGACATACCCAAGACCAGCGAGACAGCGGCCCGCGTAGAGGTAGTTGATGTGATCAGCAGCAGTCTGAAGACTACCACCCAGAATAAAGATCAAAGCACCGATCATGATTGTCCATTTTCTTCCGAGACGATCACCAGCATAACCAGCGAACATGGCACCAAAGAAAGCACCGCCCGTGAACACAGACACAACAGCACCACTGCACTCATTAGCTTCAGCTCTCATACAGCGAGGAGATGAGCGTACGTAGCATTGGGATCATCGCCAAACTTGCTCTTGAAGTTCCCAGAGGCAATGACCTCGGCGATTACACCGAGATCATAACCGTAGAGAAGAGAGCCTAGAGAGGCAAACACGGAAACGAGGAACTGATACCACTTTGGTGGAAGAGCcatgatgtcgatgatggtgGGTTTATTTACTGATCAAACTGAGGGAGGAGGTTTAGTGGGTGGGTGTATTTATACATGTCAGTCCATGGTATTATTGCAAGGGGGTCGTTCCGAGTACCCGAGCGCGTCAAGAGGAACTTTAGAAAAAGGATCATCCATCGAGACCCAAAGCAAGTTTGAGTGAACTATGCTTTTCTTCTCCATGGGGTGAGTCAACTCTAGTTTGACGAAATACGGGGTCTACAGCGGGTCATTGTCCCATGGGGATTTGACGAGGAGCGAAGCAAGCGATGTACCCAGTGGAGTTGATATCTTTGACCTGTCAACGCGGAGATTATAAGAAACCCCGCGATCCCTTCCGATTGGAGCGCACAAAAAGTGCGGCTCTGTACCGCTACGCGTACCGGTTTGTTTCTATGACTGGTGCGCAAAGTTTTCTGGTTCACTTACACAGGGTTAGGCGAAGCAGAGTCTCTAAAGTTAGTGGAGAAGAACTTCCGGACTTGGATCTCCCGGCCGAGAAGGGTCTCGTGCTGCGGAGGAGGACAAGCGCGCCAATGGGAGGCAGAGAAAGGTGGGTTAAGAAACGCCTTATACAGGGTTTAAACAAGCGCCGTGACATGCTTGCGCCTGATGCTATTGTCCAAGGTGAGGGGTTCGCCGTACTTGACCGTTAGTATGGAGATGGCGAGAATCAGGCATAAATTGGTTGacttctctcttttttgGTCTGTCAAATTTGTAAACAATTGTTGAGTTTATTCTTGTAGACTGCAGTTGAAAATGGCTAC
Coding sequences within it:
- a CDS encoding hypothetical protein (EggNog:ENOG41), which codes for MLPEPTLTLTLPSIHDGITLDCRIYHPLSLSANPKAPTWLKHAAVVAHPYAPMGGCYDDPVVGAAAAQLLRKGFLVGTFNFRGAHGSAGRTSWTAKPERDDYATVVAFVLHYVHDLDPFRPHIDNTLHSEPSTPTRLEAPISLDAVVTSAPRPRPILLMGGYSYGGMVVTLIPPLDAILQPFISPIAGSDAAEVRLRAAHLAEQQNIVLASARAAMMEGSARGRSKRGVRIGGDESGSPRRSHSSARRSFSLDDERFRKGVHDFIAKARAGRHSRNVSQNPPTAVVPPEPGEHLPRITDLTMPRPAYLMISPPQGVVTHLATMSLLPSALVKNKDPQDVAAEEKLIRNSSLVIFGDEDGFAPVGKFRSWKAKMEGKMGSQFRGREIETAGHFWVEEGVLDQLRERVGEFADELLAG